Part of the Rhinolophus ferrumequinum isolate MPI-CBG mRhiFer1 chromosome 25, mRhiFer1_v1.p, whole genome shotgun sequence genome, CAGGAGTATGTGTGGAGCTGACCAGACATCTGTGACTCCTGTGTCCTAGGTGGCCCGAGGCAGCCGGGATGCCAGCTCTCCCCAGAAACCCTGCTACCTGCTGAGAAACATGATCAGCAAGTCCCGTGAGTGTTGTCCAAGAGCTCTCCACCCTGAAGGATGGGCCCCCCAGAAGCAGTCTTCAGCATCATCCTGGGACCCCTGGGGGTTGTGAGGGACAGAGCCCCCTCTCTGCATCTCGAGGGACATTGGGAATGTTTAGGTGCAAGCCCTGTGCTGGAAAGCAACGGCCAGGCGAGGGCCAGGACTGGGTCCGCTTGAGGTGGGGTTTCAGGGGCCCACGATGGGGCCCGTGAGAAGGTGGAGTGGGACTGTACCTGCCTGTTTCTGCCTCCAGCTCCTCTGTGCATGTGCCCTGCAGGCTGGAAGCTCCTGGCCATGCTGGCTCTGGTCCTGGTCGTCATGGTATGGTATTCCATCTCCCGAGAAGACAGGTACATTGAGCTGTGAGTCTAGCTTCCATGTCCTTCCCTTGGTTCTTCTCAGGAACAGGGCTTGGGATGGAGgtcatggggtggggagggagtggggcagGAGGGTTCAGAGAGCCCGGACGTGACCTCTCCTTTCAACTTAGCACAAAATCCTTCCGTGAGCGTAGGTAGTAGTGGCTTTGGGGGGTAGGGTCTGGGATGACGCCCCTGAGCCCTCCACCAGGGGTTTCAGCAAAAGGAAGAGGTGGATCCTCAATGGTTTGGTTTCCAAGTAGAACTTGGGTTGAGATGATTCCATCCTGTAAGTCACTCGCCAGCACTTGGGACCGATGTGCCATGGGATGCCGGCCCTGGGCCCCTGGGCTGACTAgagctccttcctcctctcctttttcgtccccagtttttattttcccatccCAGAGAAGAAGGAGCCGTGCCTGCAGGGTGAGGCGGAGAGGAAGGCCTCTAAGCTCTTTGGCAAGTAAGTACTCGAGGCCGAGGGGGTTGGGGCAGGACATGGGAGGAGCTGGGATTGAGTGTTTCACAGGCTGAGGGTCTCCGTGCTGGCCGGAAGGAGGGACTGTGCTGGTGGGCATGGGTTAGGTGAAGCCAGTGAGGCAGCGGGAGATCCTTGGACGTGCACGTAATATTAGTCAGGGGCCTGACCCGGCTTCTGACATGAAGATTCATTCCTTTCGCATCCCCACCCTGCTCTCACTTCTGTTCAGCTACTCACGAGATCAGCCTATCTTCCTGCAGCTTAAGGATTATTTCTGGGTCAAGACACCCTCTGCCTACGAGCTGCCCTACGGGACCAAGGGGAGTGGTAAGTAGGGAACAGTGGTGTTGTGGGAACAGTGGGCTGACTTCGGCCACACTCTTCTTGTTCTTCGCTGTCCACAGTTTCAAGTGCCCAAGTTCTCAGCCGGTCTTAGATTTCGGGGTCAGGGGAGGAGAAGGCAGGCAAGCCTCCGAGGAGTAGTGGAGAGAAAGTGGCAGCCTTTGGAATGCTGGCTGTTGTCATCAGCTACTTCCAATCGGTTCTTTTGTAGAAGACCTGCTGCTCCGGGTTCTAGCCATCACCAGCTACTCCATTCCGGAGAGCATCCAGAGGTAAGGAGACTGTCCTCTTACCCCAGGCTGAGCACCTCCTTCTTATTTTACCCCAGTATGAAATAGTCATGGCCCAGCACCTCCAGTGAGCCTCCCTGTCTCTGGTCTCCTGTGGCCAATTTGACCCTTTTTCCTAGTCTGCCCGTCTCTGGGGCAGTCCCCACGGCAACTAAGCCTGGGCTACGGCTGCTACCGGAGCAGGCAGACTGCTGAGGGTGTCACCGTGGCAACAGGCAGGCCTGGGCAGCATGTGAGGGGCTCTGACACGGGGTTTCTTACTGGTACTCCTCAGGcgtcttctctcctttcctctactCTCTTCCATGCTCtgctcagtttcctctcctgttaCAGAAGCCCAGGGCTGCGGAGTGAGCAGGACCATTAGCAGGACTCCTTGGAGATGCCTGGGCCATGGGGACCGGGGCTgagggggcctggggagggaTCCTGAGCCAGGCCCGGGGCAGACCCAGGACAGGAGAGTTCAGTGGAGCAGGGATTGCTTCTGCATCTGAGCCCCCTCTCCCCATGCCAGCCTCAAGTGCCGCCGCTGCGTGGTGGTGGGCAATGGGCACCGGCTGCGCAACAGCTCGCTGGGAGATGCCATCAACAAGTACGACATGGTCATCAGGTCTGTATGACcgtccctcccctctcctgttTGGGAGCGACTGTAGACAGGCCCAGTGGGGCCCTAGGTCACAGGCATCTTCCTCCCGCCTCCCAGATTGAACAACGCCCCAGTGGCTGGCTACGAAGGCGACGTGGGCTCCAAGACCACCATGCGTCTCTTCTACCCAGAGTCCGCCCACTTCAACCCCAAAGTGGAGAACAACCCAGACACGCTCCTCGTGCTGGTGGCTTTCAAGGCGATGGACTTCCACTGGATTGAGACCATCTTGAGTGATAAGAAGCGGGTGAGTGGGGAGATGGGGCGGGGTCAAGGCCCAAGGCGGGACCTCCCGTCCCATGATGTCTGCCCTGCAGTCCTGGAGCTGGTGAGGGGAAGGCATGAACTCAGTCTTCGGCGGGGCTTCTGATGGCCCGCCTGGCAGCCAGGGCCTGAGCCCCTGTGGGAGTCAGGTAGCAGCCAAAGGTGTCCCAAGCTCAAGGCTGCCTGGGACAGAAAAGCTGCCAAATTATGTTTGCCAGTGAGAAACTTGGGAGCAGAGGAGCCGGTCAGTAGTTATCTCCAGGCAGGGGGCAGGTTAGGACAGTCAAAATGCAGGTCCTTCCAGGTGGCCCCCAGAAAGTCCACTGTGTCTCTTTGTCATCCAGTCAAATGCTGATCTGTCCCGTCTGGTGTTTTTGCCAAGTGTTTACACAACCCCAAACTCAAGCCCCTCCACCTGTTTGGAGACCCTTGGAAGTGGGAATGGTTTGGACCCcccctgggggtgggaggtgctgtctcttctctccctgctcccctctgGTCTCCCTTCCTGTCTCTGGTGCATACCTCCACCGCCCTCCCCTCTCACCCTGAGGGTCTCTGCCATCACGTGGACCCCATCCCCTGGCTGAGGACCACTGGGCTGGCCTTGAGAAATAGGTCTTTGCCCACTTGCGTCTCTCCCTTCCAACCCCATCCTCCTAGGTGCGAAAAGGCTTCTGGAAACAGCCTCCCCTCATCTGGGACGTCAATCCCAAACAGATTCGGATTCTCAACCCCTTCTTCATGGAGATTGCAGCTGACAAACTGCTGAGCCTGCCCATGCAGCAGCCACGCAAGATTAAGCAGGTGATGACGCAACAGGCAAGCCAGAGGGTTGGGGTCCCAGGTGGGAAGTGGGTGGGACAGTCCTAGAGGCTTAGGAAGCCGTTGAGGACCCTGTCAGAGGGTAGAATAATAACAGACATTGGAAATAGCAGTTCACATGTGAATAGTACCAGTGAAAGCCCGCGGACCACGGCCTTTAGCCCCACACGTGTAATCAgaattattaccgtgtttccctgaaaataagacctacctggaaaataagccctggcatgatttcgttgacatcccctgaacataaaccctaatgcgtcttttggagcacacctgaatataagacccggtcttattttcggggaaacacagtagcagccAGGGAGAGCACACGCTTGAGAACCGCGGGACGTCTCCAAAGTGGGGAGTCAAGGGAGAGAACTTACAGGCTTGGGGCTGGAGTTAGGGGATGGTTTTGGCAGGTGCTGGTCAGTAAACTGGTGAGTTGCAGGGACAgccatattcttttctttagaactACTCAGGCTTGTGCAGTTGCTGTTAGATCACTTTTTCTTGCATATTAGTCGAATGAGTTCAGCGTTTGAGCTTACAGTTTGTCTTGCATATCACGGTCCATTTGGGGAGTCATGGCGCAGTTTTGCAAGTTATAGTTTTGGTTTCAACTCTCAGTACCCTAGTGGTCTTTGGCTGGTGGGCTTTAAAATGCTTGTAGCTTCCCAAATACTTGCACACGTGTCTTTTGAACCTCAGAGGGACCGTGTGGGAGAGTGGACAGAGGTCACCAGCAGACATAGACAGGACCCGCGTACCCTTTACTGTGGCCTGGGGCAAGCCAACCACTCggagcctccattttcttatctgtgtgCTAGGGCTAAAATTAGCACCGACCTCCGAAGGCCATTGCaggatttaaaaagataattatgtaACACGCCTATCGTGGAGATTGGTACACAGTggatgctcaatacatatttgcacaattttgaatgaatgattttttttcccactgagtaTCTACTGGGATTCAGATTCATATACCTGCTTTTGTGACTGCTCAGTGCCAGGCTCCAAGGATGCATGCGGGGAGTAAGACATGCTCCTCGCCCTAAGGACACTCCAGTTAGCAGAATAAACACACAGAGAGTAGCATGGAGTGGCAAAGTGCCCCAGCAGAGTTGTTCCAAGTGCTGTGGGTTCTCAGAAGAGGGGCAGGCCTCTGTCTTAGGGGAGGCGCCCCCGAGTAGCTGGTGCCGCTGTGGCCCTGGAGGGGTCATGGGGCCACCAGGCAGAGGACTGGGGAAAGGTGTCATGGCAAGACCAAACACTCCCCCGGCCCTGCGTTCTCGTGTGGGTGGAGTTGCAGCGGCATACTCGCCATAAAAACGCCATAAAAAGAAGGCGTTTTATGCCCCTGATGGGCGTGAGGCAGAAGTAAAGGCTGGAGAggaaggcaagagaaaggaaggacttactctgtattagtttcctgtctTTGCCTAACAAATAAACACAGTTTAACGACTTAAAACAACAGCCATGCTTCTACCCGTAGTTccgtaggtcagaagtccagcaGCATAGGGTGTCTGGGTTCTCTGCTTAGGGTATGCAGGTTTCCCGAAAGGAGAGCGTTCCTGTAAGACCTTTTGTAAGACAAAatggtataaaacaaagaagcagtTACCATTgatttctgtgtctttatttctttcaccacAATTGAAACGCTTACTTACGCCCAGTTTTATGCTAAGCATAAACCTCTTACAAGCGCtcttaggcttttctgataccttaggacacatcttaCTCATGGATGCACAGAATAAATCGAGATAAAGCACAGAggctcacagacacagttcaaagctctGGTGGCTTGAGtctgagatgctgagtgtggttCCCAGGAAAGGAGGTTGGTGAGGCCACTCTCACTGCAAAACAAACTCTGAACGCTCTGTTCACTTTTTGCCCTTTTTCATAAAAGCGAAAATCTTTTTCgaatttcttttggttagtgaaCACAGGTactaatgtattaggttggtgcaaaagtaattgctgtttttgcaattctttttaaccgtttaaactacaattacttttgtaccaacctaataggtcTTTCATAAAAACGAAGTGGCGTAACACGAACTTTTCATAAAGTGGGGCATACCTGTACGAGGCTGGAATCAAGGGGGCAGCCAGATGAGTTTCGTCTGGAGGCTGGTGCAGTGAGGGAGGTTCACTTCTAAGCTCATTCTTATtggaagaattcagttccttTTGGTTGCAGGACCGAGGTCCCCTTTTCTTGCTGCCTTTCAGCTGGGGTAGCAGGGAGCACCCTCAGCTCATAGAGGCTTCCCATattccttgccatgtggcccCCTCCAGCTTTAGGCTAGCCTTGACATGCTAAATCCTTCTTATGCTTCCCATCTCTGACTTTTTCCACGGCTGAGCTCTAGGCCCAGAAGTACAAGCTCATGAAATGAGGTAAAGCCCACTCCTAGGACGATCTCCCTCTCTTACAGTCAACTGTGCCGTCTAGAGCAGTGTAACATGATGGCACGTATCTCATCCAATCCAGTTTCCACACACACTCACGGGTGAGGGTCACTGGGGGTCATCTTAGAGTTCTCGTGCTCCAACATTTACTTTACAGGTGAAATTGAGAGATTGATGACAGTTCTAAGTTTCCAGCTTTGACAACGGGGTGGGCGATAATATGTTTAACTAATATTGGGAATACAGGGGAATAGGAGAGTTTGGTGAGCTTAAGGAGCCTGTATCCAGGCAGAGCTGGCTAGAAGGTGATGGAAATGTGGTTCGGCGAAGGTCTGAACTGGATGAGGTAACGCAGTGGTAAGGAAAGCAACAGGGTTTTAGTCAAACGGAAGGCCCCGGCAGAAAGTGATAGATGAAATGACAGCGGAGCTCAGAAACACACACTGGGAAAACTCCGGTGTCAGGGGGCCCACAAGGTCCAGAGAGGGGTTCCTCACTGGGAGTGGGCCGCAGAGGTGGTCTGGAAGGCAGGCGCTGAGGAAGGTGAGATCCGTGAGCTTAGGACAGCAGGTTGCCCATCCCTGTGGATGCATTCGGGAGGGAGGTCCTTACAGCAGCCCAGAAGGTGAGTGGAAAAGTCTTTCCATTCTCCACTTTACAGAAAGGGAGAGCCCACCTCATAAAGGGGCATACAGCCCATGAGCGTGGGGCCCCCAGGTCTTCCGAAAGAGGTGAGGTCCTTCAAGGTGTAGAACAGCACCTTTCCATCCCTTAGCGAGTTGCTTAACAGTTGTAGGCctcatttccccatctgtgcTGTGCGGTATGATAGCCACGAGCCGCTTAAGGCTACttcaattttaattaacataacatgaaataaaaaattccgTGCTGAGCTACACAAGCCCCGTTTACTTGCTCTGTCACCAGCTGTGGCTGTGGTTGGCATACACAGGACAGCACAGATGAAGATCACCTCCAGGATAACGGAAAGTGCTGTTGCAGAACGCGGGCCTAGAAGATGCTGAAAGGAGCAGGGCTCCCTCTAATACCTTCCCTACCCCTTGTCCCTCAGAAGCCCACCACCGGCCTGCTGGCCATCACCCTGGCCCTCCACCTCTGCGACATGGTACACATCGCTGGCTTTGGCTACCCAGATGCCCACAACAGGAAGCAGACCATTCACTACTATGAGCAGATCACACTCAAGTCCATGGCGGTAAGCGGCCCCTGCCTGCACGCTGGGTGGGGCAGACCAGCCTGGGACCCTGGGTGAATGCAGAGTGCCAGGGGCCCAGAAGTGGCTCACGGTGAGGTCACTCAGAGAGTCAGAACTGGCACCAAGGCATCTGGACTTCCTGGCCAGTGTCCTCTGTATTCAGCCACATAGATTCTGTCTTCCTTCCCAAAGGCAGCATGGGGAAGGCGCTCCCAGAGTGTGCGGCTGTGGGGAGGGCCACGAGAATGTCTTGGGCCACGGACATCCCTAGAAATCCCCCTTTACTTCCTTGGCTGTCTCCACAGGGGTCAGGCCACAACgtctcccaagaggccctggcCATCAAACGGATGCTGGAAATTGGAGCAGTCAAGAACCTCACTTACTTCTGACTTGGGCAGGAGCTGTACCCATCGGTCTGCCCACTCTGCTGCCTGAGCCACGCCCAGTCATGTGGGGGTGCCTGGTGCCAGCATGACCGGCTTGGACTCCCCCTCGCCTGTGTGGGGAGGGGGTCCCTGGACTGGCCAGGTCTGAGATGAGGCCATGTCCCTGGCTGCTCTTGTGGAGGCCAGATCTAGTCAGAGTGGAGGCCCCCGGGTGCTGGGATCTCAGGCAAGGAAGGAGCCTTGTTGTAGCATCTCCTGTCTGCCAGTGCTGGGAGATTATTTAATGGGCTATTTAATTAAGGGGAAGAAAGTGCTGTGGGCTGGTCTCATAGCATCCAGAAAAGGGGGCATATACAGTGTTCTGACcactttttataaaaacagaaaagtgatgGGCCCACTAAGACCTAGACCCAGAGCAGACCTCCCAGGAGGGCGGGTCGTCTGGAGTGGTTGGATGCCCTTCAGAGAGGAGCTGCTCCTCCCAGCAGGCATGGGAAAAGCAGTGGTAGGGGTGTTCCATGGAGAAGGGAACCTCATCTAGAAAAGAGGTTCCGAacatattaaactatttttcctAAAACAGAAGCAGTTGTGATACCCCGTGTCCTTTCAGATTGGGGAGGACATGGATGGGCAGTGGGACA contains:
- the ST3GAL4 gene encoding CMP-N-acetylneuraminate-beta-galactosamide-alpha-2,3-sialyltransferase 4 isoform X3 — protein: MISKSPPLCMCPAGWKLLAMLALVLVVMVWYSISREDSFYFPIPEKKEPCLQGEAERKASKLFGNYSRDQPIFLQLKDYFWVKTPSAYELPYGTKGSEDLLLRVLAITSYSIPESIQSLKCRRCVVVGNGHRLRNSSLGDAINKYDMVIRLNNAPVAGYEGDVGSKTTMRLFYPESAHFNPKVENNPDTLLVLVAFKAMDFHWIETILSDKKRVRKGFWKQPPLIWDVNPKQIRILNPFFMEIAADKLLSLPMQQPRKIKQKPTTGLLAITLALHLCDMVHIAGFGYPDAHNRKQTIHYYEQITLKSMAGSGHNVSQEALAIKRMLEIGAVKNLTYF
- the ST3GAL4 gene encoding CMP-N-acetylneuraminate-beta-galactosamide-alpha-2,3-sialyltransferase 4 isoform X5 gives rise to the protein MISKSRWKLLAMLALVLVVMVWYSISREDRYIELFYFPIPEKKEPCLQGEAERKASKLFGNYSRDQPIFLQLKDYFWVKTPSAYELPYGTKGSEDLLLRVLAITSYSIPESIQSLKCRRCVVVGNGHRLRNSSLGDAINKYDMVIRLNNAPVAGYEGDVGSKTTMRLFYPESAHFNPKVENNPDTLLVLVAFKAMDFHWIETILSDKKRVRKGFWKQPPLIWDVNPKQIRILNPFFMEIAADKLLSLPMQQPRKIKQKPTTGLLAITLALHLCDMVHIAGFGYPDAHNRKQTIHYYEQITLKSMAGSGHNVSQEALAIKRMLEIGAVKNLTYF
- the ST3GAL4 gene encoding CMP-N-acetylneuraminate-beta-galactosamide-alpha-2,3-sialyltransferase 4 isoform X4 encodes the protein MISKSRWKLLAMLALVLVVMVWYSISREDSFYFPIPEKKEPCLQGEAERKASKLFGNYSRDQPIFLQLKDYFWVKTPSAYELPYGTKGSEDLLLRVLAITSYSIPESIQSLKCRRCVVVGNGHRLRNSSLGDAINKYDMVIRLNNAPVAGYEGDVGSKTTMRLFYPESAHFNPKVENNPDTLLVLVAFKAMDFHWIETILSDKKRVRKGFWKQPPLIWDVNPKQIRILNPFFMEIAADKLLSLPMQQPRKIKQVMTQQKPTTGLLAITLALHLCDMVHIAGFGYPDAHNRKQTIHYYEQITLKSMAGSGHNVSQEALAIKRMLEIGAVKNLTYF
- the ST3GAL4 gene encoding CMP-N-acetylneuraminate-beta-galactosamide-alpha-2,3-sialyltransferase 4 isoform X7 — translated: MISKSPPLCMCPAGWKLLAMLALVLVVMVWYSISREDRYIELFYFPIPEKKEPCLQGEAERKASKLFGNYSRDQPIFLQLKDYFWVKTPSAYELPYGTKGSEDLLLRVLAITSYSIPESIQSLKCRRCVVVGNGHRLRNSSLGDAINKYDMVIRLNNAPVAGYEGDVGSKTTMRLFYPESAHFNPKVENNPDTLLVLVAFKAMDFHWIETILSDKKRVRKGFWKQPPLIWDVNPKQIRILNPFFMEIAADKLLSLPMQQPRKIKQVMTQQKPTTGLLAITLALHLCDMVHIAGFGYPDAHNRKQTIHYYEQITLKSMAGSGHNVSQEALAIKRMLEIGAVKNLTYF
- the ST3GAL4 gene encoding CMP-N-acetylneuraminate-beta-galactosamide-alpha-2,3-sialyltransferase 4 isoform X8 → MISKSRWKLLAMLALVLVVMVWYSISREDRYIELFYFPIPEKKEPCLQGEAERKASKLFGNYSRDQPIFLQLKDYFWVKTPSAYELPYGTKGSEDLLLRVLAITSYSIPESIQSLKCRRCVVVGNGHRLRNSSLGDAINKYDMVIRLNNAPVAGYEGDVGSKTTMRLFYPESAHFNPKVENNPDTLLVLVAFKAMDFHWIETILSDKKRVRKGFWKQPPLIWDVNPKQIRILNPFFMEIAADKLLSLPMQQPRKIKQVMTQQKPTTGLLAITLALHLCDMVHIAGFGYPDAHNRKQTIHYYEQITLKSMAGSGHNVSQEALAIKRMLEIGAVKNLTYF
- the ST3GAL4 gene encoding CMP-N-acetylneuraminate-beta-galactosamide-alpha-2,3-sialyltransferase 4 isoform X1 encodes the protein MISKSPPLCMCPAGWKLLAMLALVLVVMVWYSISREDSFYFPIPEKKEPCLQGEAERKASKLFGNYSRDQPIFLQLKDYFWVKTPSAYELPYGTKGSEDLLLRVLAITSYSIPESIQSLKCRRCVVVGNGHRLRNSSLGDAINKYDMVIRLNNAPVAGYEGDVGSKTTMRLFYPESAHFNPKVENNPDTLLVLVAFKAMDFHWIETILSDKKRVRKGFWKQPPLIWDVNPKQIRILNPFFMEIAADKLLSLPMQQPRKIKQVMTQQKPTTGLLAITLALHLCDMVHIAGFGYPDAHNRKQTIHYYEQITLKSMAGSGHNVSQEALAIKRMLEIGAVKNLTYF
- the ST3GAL4 gene encoding CMP-N-acetylneuraminate-beta-galactosamide-alpha-2,3-sialyltransferase 4 isoform X2; the encoded protein is MISKSPPLCMCPAGWKLLAMLALVLVVMVWYSISREDRYIELFYFPIPEKKEPCLQGEAERKASKLFGNYSRDQPIFLQLKDYFWVKTPSAYELPYGTKGSEDLLLRVLAITSYSIPESIQSLKCRRCVVVGNGHRLRNSSLGDAINKYDMVIRLNNAPVAGYEGDVGSKTTMRLFYPESAHFNPKVENNPDTLLVLVAFKAMDFHWIETILSDKKRVRKGFWKQPPLIWDVNPKQIRILNPFFMEIAADKLLSLPMQQPRKIKQKPTTGLLAITLALHLCDMVHIAGFGYPDAHNRKQTIHYYEQITLKSMAGSGHNVSQEALAIKRMLEIGAVKNLTYF
- the ST3GAL4 gene encoding CMP-N-acetylneuraminate-beta-galactosamide-alpha-2,3-sialyltransferase 4 isoform X6, translated to MISKSRWKLLAMLALVLVVMVWYSISREDSFYFPIPEKKEPCLQGEAERKASKLFGNYSRDQPIFLQLKDYFWVKTPSAYELPYGTKGSEDLLLRVLAITSYSIPESIQSLKCRRCVVVGNGHRLRNSSLGDAINKYDMVIRLNNAPVAGYEGDVGSKTTMRLFYPESAHFNPKVENNPDTLLVLVAFKAMDFHWIETILSDKKRVRKGFWKQPPLIWDVNPKQIRILNPFFMEIAADKLLSLPMQQPRKIKQKPTTGLLAITLALHLCDMVHIAGFGYPDAHNRKQTIHYYEQITLKSMAGSGHNVSQEALAIKRMLEIGAVKNLTYF